Below is a window of Pseudomonadota bacterium DNA.
GGCGATGGCGGCGCGAAGACGCTCGATGAGCTCGGGGGCGCGAGCGACGAACCCCAGCGCCAGGCTGGCCAGCACCTCGCAGCTGCCTCCCACGTTGGCAAGGGCGGTGCGCATGCTCACCACCTTCAGACCCGCGCCGTGCGCAGGTTCTGGGGGAAGCGCGGGCCCCGCGCGCGCCAGGCGCTGCACCTCTTCGAGGAGGGTCTTGGCCTGGAGCGGTTTGGTGAGGAAGCCGTCCATGCCGGCCTCGAGGCAGCGCAGGCGGTCCTTGCGACTCGACAGCGCGGTGAGGGCGATGACCGGAACCCGACGTCCGCTGCCGCGCTCACGGGCGCGGATCTTCGACGTGATCTCGGGACCGCTGGCGCCAGGGAGATCGACGTCCATGATCACCACGTGCACCTCGCGCCCTTGCAGAAAGGTGAGCGCCTCGTCGCCAGACGTGGCCTCGAATGTTCGGTGGCCGCTCCACTGCAGGATTCGCACCACGATCTCCCGGTTCGACGCATCGTCTTCGACCACAAGGACATCGAGGGGGCCGCGTGAGGACTCGCCCGTGCTCGCGTTGACCGGCTGGAGAGCGCTCTCTTCGGCCGTGGCGCCTTCGGCGGGTGCGTCGAGCGCGTCGATGCGCTTCCACATCTCATTGGCCGAGCCGTGCACCAGCTCGATCAGCTGACGCTGCTCGGCCGCCAGCTCCATCGACAGCAGCATTCCGCTGCATCCTACAATCGTGGTGAGGGGGGTGCGCAGATCGCGTCCGAGGCGCGCGTGGGGGGTGAGCTTGCGATCGTCGTCCATTGCCGGGTGGAGTTCGCCGTTGAAGCGATTGTTTTCCTGTGACCTTCAGGGGAGCGGGAGCGGAGTGGGGGTGTCGGTCTTGTCTTGCCCTAGACCGCACGGGGCGAGGTCGTGACCAGAGAGTGTTGAGGCTGTCAGACAGGACGGGTTCGCTGTGCAACGAAGTCGTCCGACCGCCCACGAATCACACGAAAGATATCGACCGTGTCGCCC
It encodes the following:
- a CDS encoding response regulator, yielding MDDDRKLTPHARLGRDLRTPLTTIVGCSGMLLSMELAAEQRQLIELVHGSANEMWKRIDALDAPAEGATAEESALQPVNASTGESSRGPLDVLVVEDDASNREIVVRILQWSGHRTFEATSGDEALTFLQGREVHVVIMDVDLPGASGPEITSKIRARERGSGRRVPVIALTALSSRKDRLRCLEAGMDGFLTKPLQAKTLLEEVQRLARAGPALPPEPAHGAGLKVVSMRTALANVGGSCEVLASLALGFVARAPELIERLRAAIAAHDVEAFNSVSSGVLATCAVFSTRSFSDLIEALRRLVHSRHEEAASAVLTTLEAELEVLLSDLRIKHRHFGLIRPPRVAAARSAPPPRPRRRHARSRGAQTPRAPRLPDRARSSREGRRSSGGR